Proteins encoded by one window of Roseibium sp. Sym1:
- a CDS encoding HupE/UreJ family protein translates to MITRFGLAAIAMALTASPALAHLDPADHGSFAAGFTHPLFGTDHVLAMIAVGLWAALLGGRAVWALPTAFVGAMLAGFALSLAGMPLPYVEPFILASVVILGVVVALALRLPLGLSAALVATFGICHGHAHGGEIGSAGELGYAAGFVLATALLHAAGLLIGYGANIATRNDPQWASRIIRALGVVTALGGVYLAAG, encoded by the coding sequence ATGATTACCCGTTTTGGCCTTGCGGCCATTGCCATGGCCCTCACCGCGTCCCCCGCTCTTGCCCATCTGGATCCCGCCGACCACGGTTCCTTTGCCGCCGGCTTCACCCATCCGTTGTTCGGCACGGACCATGTGCTGGCGATGATTGCCGTTGGCCTGTGGGCGGCGCTTCTGGGCGGCCGTGCCGTCTGGGCCCTTCCGACGGCTTTTGTCGGCGCCATGCTTGCCGGTTTCGCACTGTCGCTCGCCGGCATGCCCTTGCCCTATGTCGAGCCGTTCATCCTGGCCTCGGTTGTGATCCTCGGCGTGGTCGTCGCCCTGGCCCTGCGCCTGCCGCTCGGCCTGTCCGCCGCCCTTGTTGCGACCTTCGGCATCTGTCACGGGCACGCCCATGGCGGCGAGATCGGATCTGCCGGCGAACTCGGCTATGCGGCCGGCTTCGTGCTCGCGACCGCCCTGCTGCACGCGGCCGGCCTCCTGATCGGCTACGGCGCCAACATTGCAACGCGCAATGACCCGCAATGGGCCAGCCGGATCATCCGCGCCCTGGGTGTGGTGACAGCGCTCGGCGGTGTTTACCTGGCTGCGGGCTGA
- the nadC gene encoding carboxylating nicotinate-nucleotide diphosphorylase — translation MSRNFLPELPRLMVDEAVKSALLEDWGRAGDVTSQATLPPEARATAVIAARKPGVLAGLALAESAFRQTDAALTFDPVLKDGDRLSPKDVVARIEGPARALLAAERVALNYLGHLCGIATATAAFADLIAHTKADIVCTRKTTPGLRAFEKYAVKCGGGSNHRFGLDDAILIKDNHIAVAGGVTQAIEAAKAFAGHLVKIEVEVDTLEQLEEALAAGPDVVMLDNMPPETLKEAVAIAGGKVLLEASGGIELDTVKAVAEAGVDLISSGWITHSAPVLDLGLDIEMS, via the coding sequence ATGAGCCGCAACTTTCTGCCGGAGCTGCCGCGCCTGATGGTCGACGAGGCCGTCAAGTCCGCGCTGCTGGAGGATTGGGGGCGGGCAGGCGATGTCACCAGTCAGGCCACCCTGCCGCCCGAGGCCCGCGCGACAGCCGTTATCGCGGCCCGCAAACCGGGCGTGCTTGCCGGACTGGCCCTTGCCGAGAGTGCCTTTCGCCAGACCGACGCCGCGCTGACCTTCGACCCTGTCCTGAAGGACGGCGACCGCCTGTCCCCGAAGGACGTCGTCGCCCGGATCGAGGGCCCGGCGCGGGCCCTGCTGGCGGCCGAACGGGTGGCGCTCAACTATCTCGGCCATCTCTGCGGCATTGCCACGGCCACGGCCGCCTTTGCCGACCTGATCGCCCATACAAAGGCGGATATCGTGTGCACCCGCAAGACGACGCCGGGCCTGCGGGCGTTTGAAAAATACGCGGTCAAATGCGGCGGTGGCAGCAATCACCGTTTCGGCCTCGACGACGCCATCCTGATCAAGGACAACCACATCGCGGTGGCCGGTGGTGTGACACAGGCAATTGAAGCGGCCAAGGCCTTCGCCGGGCATCTCGTCAAGATCGAGGTGGAAGTCGACACGCTGGAACAGCTGGAAGAGGCGCTTGCCGCGGGACCCGACGTGGTCATGCTCGACAACATGCCACCGGAAACACTGAAAGAGGCCGTTGCCATCGCCGGTGGCAAGGTGCTCCTGGAAGCTTCCGGTGGCATCGAACTCGACACGGTCAAGGCCGTGGCCGAAGCCGGGGTCGACCTGATTTCTTCGGGCTGGATCACCCACTCGGCGCCGGTTCTGGATCTCGGACTCGACATCGAGATGAGCTGA
- a CDS encoding L-aspartate oxidase, translated as MAVSVEDFAPAHSGKDVDDVVILGGGLAGLFCALKLSPRPVTVITNAPIGQGASSAWAQGGIAAAISEQDSVEKHRDDTLAAGCGICEEKIVEQMTREGSDRVHDLLSYGVPFDQDLEGRLKFSREAAHSQSRVVRVRGDMAGRAIMDALIAAVRRTPSIRILEGYLGESFLGEGRYVTGVLARKRGGLERLAFPAKAVVLASGGVGHLYGMTTNPHETNGHGLAMAARAGAVIADAEFVQFHPTALDLGKDPAPLATEALRGEGATLVNSAGERFMESVHPDLELAPRDIVARAIHKEVSEGRGAFLDCRTAIGARFKDDFPTVFAAAQSAGLDPSRDLLPVAPAEHYHMGGVLTDANGRTSLDGLWAAGEVASTGAHGANRLASNSLLEAVVFAARIAEDIQGLMPTPRSAYWNEMDDAPGLPSQRNVEERDGISVLRKTLAKNVGVLRDAAGLKQALADITEVEKVCVRQSIKNMMIAGKIIAAAALKREESRGGHFRRDFPEENPAMATRSYTTLKEVQAVTAEALETA; from the coding sequence ATGGCCGTGTCGGTTGAGGATTTTGCACCTGCCCATAGTGGCAAGGATGTCGATGACGTCGTCATTCTTGGAGGAGGCCTCGCGGGCCTTTTCTGTGCACTGAAACTCAGTCCCCGGCCGGTCACCGTGATCACCAATGCACCGATCGGGCAGGGGGCGTCCTCCGCCTGGGCGCAGGGCGGCATTGCCGCGGCGATCTCCGAACAGGATTCCGTTGAAAAGCACCGGGACGATACGCTGGCCGCCGGTTGCGGCATCTGCGAGGAGAAGATCGTCGAGCAGATGACCCGGGAGGGCAGCGACCGGGTGCACGATCTCCTGTCCTACGGCGTTCCCTTCGACCAGGACCTGGAGGGCCGTCTCAAATTCTCCCGCGAAGCAGCTCATTCCCAGAGCCGGGTGGTGCGCGTGCGCGGTGACATGGCCGGGCGCGCCATCATGGACGCGCTGATCGCCGCTGTCCGCAGGACCCCCTCCATCCGCATTCTGGAAGGCTATCTCGGGGAAAGCTTTCTCGGAGAAGGCCGCTATGTCACCGGCGTGCTTGCGCGTAAGCGCGGCGGTCTCGAACGCCTGGCCTTCCCGGCAAAGGCGGTCGTGCTTGCGTCCGGCGGGGTCGGCCATCTCTACGGCATGACAACCAATCCGCATGAAACCAATGGCCATGGTCTTGCCATGGCGGCGCGCGCCGGCGCCGTGATTGCCGATGCCGAATTCGTGCAGTTCCACCCGACCGCACTGGATCTCGGCAAGGACCCGGCGCCACTGGCGACCGAGGCCCTGCGCGGTGAAGGCGCGACCCTGGTGAACAGCGCCGGCGAGCGCTTCATGGAGAGCGTGCATCCGGACCTTGAACTGGCGCCGCGCGACATCGTCGCCCGGGCGATCCACAAGGAGGTTTCGGAGGGGCGGGGGGCCTTCCTGGATTGCCGGACGGCAATCGGTGCGCGTTTCAAGGACGATTTCCCGACGGTCTTTGCCGCCGCCCAGTCCGCGGGACTGGACCCGTCCAGGGACCTGCTGCCGGTCGCCCCAGCAGAGCATTATCATATGGGCGGCGTCCTGACCGACGCCAATGGCCGCACCTCGCTGGACGGGCTCTGGGCCGCGGGCGAGGTTGCCTCCACCGGTGCCCATGGCGCCAACCGGCTGGCATCGAACTCGCTGCTGGAGGCGGTGGTCTTTGCCGCCCGCATCGCCGAGGATATCCAGGGCCTGATGCCGACGCCGCGCAGCGCCTACTGGAACGAGATGGACGATGCTCCGGGCCTGCCGAGCCAGCGAAACGTCGAAGAGCGTGACGGTATTTCCGTTCTTCGCAAGACGCTGGCAAAGAATGTCGGCGTGCTGCGCGACGCGGCCGGACTGAAGCAGGCGCTCGCTGACATAACCGAGGTCGAAAAGGTCTGCGTCCGTCAGTCGATCAAGAACATGATGATCGCGGGCAAGATCATCGCCGCTGCGGCCCTCAAGCGCGAGGAAAGCCGCGGCGGCCACTTCCGCAGGGACTTCCCGGAGGAAAACCCGGCGATGGCAACCCGCTCCTACACCACCTTGAAAGAGGTTCAGGCGGTCACCGCCGAGGCCCTGGAAACCGCTTGA
- the nadA gene encoding quinolinate synthase NadA yields the protein MTIAQTTTPVGEPISTGMTALERFGRMERPDLRYTPEVAEATAPIFEKVKHIIPAIEWPALAPTIHAINELKKQRNAVILAHNYMTPDIYHGVADIVGDSLQLAIEATRTDAEVIVQCGVHFMAETSKILSPEKTVLIPDMRAGCSLAESITGADVRGLRERNPGVPIITYVNTSADVKAECDICCTSSNALQVVESFGVDKVFLIPDKYLAANVGNKTDVEVLIWDGACEVHERFTAEELRDYRKIEPDVKIIAHPECPPDVVAEADFAGSTAHMIDWVKTKRPEKVMMVTECSMADNVASETPGVDYIRPCNLCPHMKRITLNKILDSLLEMKEEVVVDPAVAEKARIAVERMINLKI from the coding sequence ATGACCATTGCCCAGACCACGACGCCTGTTGGTGAACCGATTTCAACCGGAATGACGGCGCTTGAACGCTTCGGCAGGATGGAGCGCCCTGATCTGCGTTATACACCTGAGGTCGCCGAGGCGACGGCGCCGATCTTCGAGAAGGTCAAGCACATCATCCCGGCCATCGAATGGCCGGCCCTGGCGCCGACGATCCATGCCATCAATGAGCTGAAGAAACAGCGCAACGCCGTTATCCTGGCGCATAACTACATGACGCCTGATATCTATCACGGTGTGGCGGATATCGTCGGCGACAGCCTGCAGCTGGCCATCGAGGCAACGCGGACCGATGCCGAGGTGATCGTCCAGTGCGGCGTGCATTTCATGGCCGAGACCTCGAAGATCCTGAGCCCGGAAAAGACGGTGCTGATTCCGGACATGCGGGCGGGCTGCTCCCTGGCCGAATCCATCACCGGTGCCGACGTGCGCGGTCTGCGCGAGCGCAATCCCGGCGTTCCGATCATCACCTATGTCAACACGTCTGCCGATGTGAAGGCGGAGTGCGACATCTGCTGCACCTCGTCCAACGCACTGCAGGTTGTCGAGAGCTTCGGCGTCGACAAGGTGTTCCTGATCCCGGACAAGTATCTGGCCGCCAATGTCGGCAACAAGACCGACGTGGAAGTGCTGATCTGGGACGGTGCCTGCGAAGTGCATGAGCGCTTCACAGCGGAAGAACTGCGCGACTACCGCAAGATCGAGCCGGACGTGAAGATCATCGCTCATCCGGAATGCCCGCCGGACGTGGTCGCTGAGGCCGATTTTGCCGGATCGACCGCGCACATGATCGATTGGGTCAAGACGAAGCGGCCGGAAAAGGTGATGATGGTCACCGAGTGCTCCATGGCCGACAATGTGGCCAGCGAGACGCCGGGCGTCGACTATATCCGCCCGTGCAACCTGTGCCCGCACATGAAGCGGATCACGCTGAACAAGATCCTCGACTCGCTTCTTGAGATGAAAGAGGAAGTGGTTGTCGATCCGGCGGTCGCCGAAAAGGCCCGCATCGCGGTCGAGCGGATGATCAACTTGAAAATCTGA
- a CDS encoding MFS transporter translates to MTTASTVGRTGPNIPLVIACGCLVALISFGPRSAMGLFFQPMTDARDWSREIFALALAIQNLMWGIGQPIAGMVADRFGTWKAMTFGTLLYAIGLILMIDAQSAVALHVSAGVLIGLGIAFSSFSLVLAAFGRTVTPAQRSLAFGIGTASGSLGQFLFAPLGATLIENIGWQDTLIVFTGLVALIPLLAIALRGKPEAAGQGNPANSQNLMGAMSEAFGTRGFVLLTIGFFVCGFHVAFITVHLPPFIADVGLDPRWGGWAIALIGLCNVVGSLASGYIGGRFSKPIFLSLIYISRAVAIFAFIMLPVTPASVLIFSGVMGLLWLSTVPPTSGLVAVMFGPRYMATLFGFVFLSHQIGAFLGVWLGGRLYDQTGSYDAIWWLGIVLGIAAAVIHWPIEEKPVPRLAQEAAE, encoded by the coding sequence ATGACCACTGCCTCTACCGTCGGCCGGACCGGTCCGAACATTCCACTGGTGATCGCCTGCGGCTGCCTGGTCGCCCTGATTTCCTTCGGACCGCGCTCCGCCATGGGGCTGTTCTTCCAGCCGATGACCGACGCACGTGACTGGAGCCGGGAAATTTTTGCTCTCGCGCTGGCCATCCAGAACCTGATGTGGGGGATCGGCCAGCCGATCGCCGGCATGGTAGCCGACCGCTTCGGCACCTGGAAAGCCATGACGTTCGGCACCCTGCTCTATGCAATCGGCCTGATCCTCATGATCGATGCGCAAAGCGCGGTTGCCCTGCATGTTTCCGCCGGCGTCCTGATCGGCCTCGGCATTGCGTTTTCCTCGTTTTCCCTGGTGCTGGCAGCCTTCGGCCGGACCGTCACGCCGGCGCAGCGCTCGCTTGCCTTCGGCATCGGCACCGCGTCGGGCTCGCTCGGCCAGTTCCTGTTCGCCCCGCTCGGCGCCACCTTGATCGAAAACATCGGCTGGCAGGACACCTTGATCGTTTTCACCGGCCTGGTCGCGCTGATCCCGCTTCTGGCCATCGCGCTTCGGGGCAAGCCGGAAGCCGCCGGTCAAGGCAACCCGGCCAACAGCCAGAACCTGATGGGCGCCATGTCGGAAGCCTTCGGTACCCGCGGTTTCGTCCTGCTCACCATCGGCTTCTTCGTTTGCGGATTTCACGTGGCCTTCATCACCGTTCACTTGCCGCCCTTCATCGCCGATGTCGGGCTCGACCCGCGATGGGGTGGCTGGGCGATCGCACTGATCGGACTGTGCAATGTGGTCGGCTCGCTTGCCTCCGGCTACATCGGCGGGCGCTTTTCCAAGCCGATCTTCCTGTCGCTGATCTACATCTCCCGCGCGGTTGCGATCTTCGCTTTCATCATGCTGCCCGTCACGCCTGCCTCCGTGCTGATCTTCTCCGGCGTCATGGGCCTTCTGTGGCTGTCCACGGTGCCGCCGACTTCCGGGCTCGTCGCCGTGATGTTCGGCCCGCGCTACATGGCAACCCTGTTCGGTTTCGTCTTCCTGTCCCACCAGATCGGCGCCTTTCTCGGCGTCTGGCTGGGGGGCCGCCTTTATGACCAGACCGGTTCCTATGACGCCATCTGGTGGCTTGGCATCGTTCTCGGCATCGCCGCGGCGGTCATCCACTGGCCGATCGAGGAAAAGCCGGTCCCGCGCCTGGCGCAGGAAGCGGCCGAGTGA
- the glyS gene encoding glycine--tRNA ligase subunit beta, with amino-acid sequence MPDLLLELFSEEIPARMQRKAAEDLKSLVTNALVEAGLPYEGAKAFATPRRLALHVAGVPAGSAATRDERKGPRVGAPEKAVEGFLRGAGLASIDEAQIQSDPKKGDFYVAVIEKPGRSAIDIIADFMPGILRGFPWPKSMRWGTTSTRWVRPLHSIVASFGPETEEPEVVPFEFDGIRSGKTTRGHRFLADEAFDVRRFDDYAMGLEKHKVVLDADRRKDIILNDAKDQALALGLELVEDPGLLEEVAGLVEWPVVLTGSFDEDFLAIPDECIQLTIRANQKCFVLKNPSSGRLANRFVLTSNTIAEDGGKLIVAGNEKVIRARLSDARFFWDTDLKTKLSDNLPKLGEVKFHEKLGSVGERVKRLMALAAELAPVVGADEAKAKRAAELAKADLVSQMVFEFPELQGLMGRYYASAQGEDASVAIAIEEHYKPQGPSDSVPTDPVAVAVALAEKLDLLAGFWAIDEKPTGSKDPYALRRAALGVIRIVLENNLRLRLGAALRSALELQSADVSDPSTIVSDLLAFLGDRLKVHLRDEGARHDLIDAVFALEGQDDLLMVVRRVEALGTFISSDDGTNLLAGYKRAVNILKAEEKKDGAPVTGKPHADHLQEQAEIDLAAAIDTARADAADAVGAENFEGAMEALSRLRAPVDRFFDDILVNAGDQALRLNRLQLLAEIRDATHVVADFSKVAG; translated from the coding sequence ATGCCCGATCTTCTGCTTGAGCTTTTCAGCGAAGAAATTCCGGCCCGCATGCAGCGCAAGGCGGCCGAGGATCTGAAATCTCTCGTAACCAACGCGTTGGTGGAGGCCGGCCTGCCTTACGAGGGGGCGAAGGCCTTCGCGACACCCCGTCGACTGGCGCTTCATGTCGCCGGTGTTCCGGCCGGCTCGGCGGCAACGCGCGATGAGCGCAAGGGGCCGCGGGTCGGTGCGCCTGAAAAGGCCGTGGAAGGGTTCCTGCGGGGCGCAGGGCTGGCTTCGATCGACGAGGCACAGATCCAGAGCGATCCCAAGAAGGGTGATTTCTACGTCGCGGTCATCGAAAAGCCCGGCCGCTCGGCCATCGACATCATCGCCGATTTCATGCCGGGTATCCTGCGTGGGTTCCCGTGGCCGAAATCCATGCGCTGGGGCACGACCAGCACGCGCTGGGTCCGTCCGCTGCATTCTATCGTCGCCAGCTTCGGTCCCGAGACCGAGGAGCCCGAGGTCGTGCCTTTCGAATTCGACGGCATCCGGTCGGGCAAGACCACGCGCGGACACCGTTTCCTTGCGGACGAGGCGTTCGACGTGCGCCGCTTCGACGACTACGCGATGGGGCTGGAGAAGCACAAGGTCGTGCTCGACGCCGACCGGCGCAAGGACATCATCCTGAACGACGCCAAGGACCAGGCACTGGCGCTTGGCCTGGAACTGGTCGAGGACCCGGGACTTCTGGAAGAGGTTGCCGGCCTGGTCGAATGGCCGGTGGTCCTGACAGGAAGCTTCGACGAGGACTTTCTTGCCATTCCGGACGAGTGCATTCAGTTGACCATCAGGGCCAACCAGAAATGCTTCGTCTTGAAGAACCCGTCCTCGGGACGGCTCGCCAACCGTTTCGTGCTGACTTCCAATACCATTGCCGAGGATGGCGGCAAGCTGATCGTCGCGGGCAACGAGAAGGTGATCCGCGCCCGCCTGTCCGACGCCCGTTTTTTCTGGGACACCGACCTGAAAACAAAGCTTTCGGACAACCTGCCGAAGCTTGGAGAGGTCAAGTTTCACGAAAAACTCGGCAGCGTCGGCGAGCGGGTCAAGCGTCTCATGGCGCTTGCCGCCGAACTGGCACCGGTTGTCGGCGCCGACGAGGCGAAGGCAAAGCGCGCCGCGGAACTTGCCAAGGCAGACCTGGTCTCGCAGATGGTGTTCGAGTTCCCCGAGCTGCAGGGGCTGATGGGCCGCTACTACGCGTCCGCCCAGGGCGAGGACGCGTCTGTCGCGATCGCGATTGAAGAACATTACAAGCCGCAGGGCCCCAGCGACAGCGTGCCGACCGACCCGGTCGCCGTTGCCGTCGCGCTGGCCGAGAAGCTCGATCTGCTGGCCGGTTTCTGGGCCATTGACGAGAAACCAACCGGCTCGAAGGACCCGTACGCGCTGCGCCGCGCCGCGCTCGGCGTGATCCGGATCGTGCTGGAGAACAATTTGCGGCTGCGCCTGGGCGCCGCCCTTCGCTCCGCGCTAGAGCTGCAGTCGGCCGATGTCTCCGATCCCTCCACCATCGTCTCCGATCTGCTTGCGTTCCTGGGCGACCGCCTGAAGGTCCACCTCAGGGACGAGGGCGCCCGTCACGACCTGATCGATGCCGTGTTCGCACTGGAAGGCCAGGACGACCTGCTCATGGTCGTTCGGCGGGTCGAGGCGCTCGGGACATTCATTTCGTCCGATGACGGCACCAATCTGCTGGCCGGCTACAAGCGCGCGGTCAACATCCTGAAGGCGGAAGAGAAGAAGGACGGCGCGCCAGTCACCGGCAAGCCGCACGCGGATCACCTGCAGGAACAGGCCGAGATCGACCTGGCCGCCGCCATCGATACCGCCCGGGCGGATGCGGCGGACGCGGTCGGTGCCGAGAACTTTGAAGGTGCCATGGAAGCGCTTTCGAGGCTACGCGCACCGGTGGACAGGTTTTTCGACGACATCCTGGTCAACGCAGGCGACCAGGCCTTGCGCCTCAACCGCCTGCAGCTCCTCGCCGAGATCCGGGATGCCACTCACGTGGTGGCGGACTTCTCGAAGGTGGCCGGGTGA
- a CDS encoding putative bifunctional diguanylate cyclase/phosphodiesterase has product MSVFGLAYGIWVTKRLRKELKVRSSAHSEALALAQHDPLTGLPNRRRLLEAFSDLIRDVKPDCFRAVMMLDLDGFKPINDVYGHAFGDNLLRSFAERLAETLGKEGIVARLGGDEFAIVSPVFKEKSEAAGFARRLLTRINDRFEFGDRQISIGSGIGIAMYPHDGHAITELLRRADIALYRAKSSGRSTYRFFEVDMDASILHRTLLEQRLRRAISEHEVKAYYQPILDMDSGRIAGFEALARWTDSDFGKVPPLQFIPIAEDCGIISELTRHLLADACMVATSWPEDLYLSFNLSPVQLQDPSLPEQVSTILAEHGLAPQRLVLEITETSLVKNPESAKRILSELTELGISIALDDFGAGHSSLSYLRDFPIHKVKIDRSFTERMLTDKQCAAIVEAILVLSRGLDIDAVAEGVEENDVHAALNAHGCHYGQGFLYAAAVSAEDTSELLASQTDGRLPFSEKTNAA; this is encoded by the coding sequence TTGTCGGTCTTCGGCCTGGCCTATGGGATATGGGTTACAAAGCGTCTGCGCAAGGAACTGAAGGTCAGATCCTCCGCGCATTCCGAGGCGCTTGCCCTGGCACAGCACGACCCCCTGACCGGCCTTCCCAACCGCAGACGCCTCCTGGAAGCGTTTTCCGATCTCATTCGCGATGTGAAACCTGACTGTTTCCGTGCCGTGATGATGCTTGATCTCGACGGCTTCAAACCGATCAACGATGTCTACGGCCATGCATTCGGCGACAATCTCCTGCGCAGTTTCGCCGAACGTCTGGCGGAGACGCTGGGCAAGGAAGGCATTGTTGCCCGTCTTGGCGGCGACGAATTCGCGATCGTTTCTCCCGTTTTCAAGGAAAAGTCGGAGGCCGCCGGGTTTGCCAGACGGTTGCTGACCCGGATCAACGACCGCTTCGAATTCGGTGACCGGCAGATTTCGATCGGTTCGGGCATCGGCATCGCGATGTATCCGCATGACGGGCATGCCATTACCGAACTGCTGCGCCGTGCGGACATCGCGCTTTACCGTGCGAAATCCTCCGGACGGTCGACCTACCGCTTCTTCGAAGTCGACATGGACGCCTCCATCCTGCACCGGACCCTTTTGGAACAGCGCCTGCGCCGCGCCATTTCCGAACACGAAGTCAAGGCCTATTACCAGCCCATCCTGGACATGGATTCCGGGCGGATTGCCGGCTTCGAGGCGCTTGCCCGGTGGACGGACAGCGATTTCGGCAAGGTCCCGCCGCTGCAGTTCATCCCGATTGCCGAAGATTGCGGCATCATCTCGGAGCTGACCCGGCATCTTCTGGCCGACGCCTGCATGGTGGCCACGTCCTGGCCCGAGGACCTCTACCTGTCCTTCAACCTTTCGCCCGTGCAACTACAGGATCCGTCGCTGCCGGAGCAGGTCAGCACAATCCTGGCCGAACACGGATTGGCGCCGCAGCGTCTGGTCCTTGAAATTACCGAAACGTCGCTGGTCAAGAACCCCGAATCCGCCAAACGCATCCTTTCCGAACTCACCGAACTCGGCATTTCGATCGCCCTTGATGACTTCGGTGCAGGCCACTCGAGCCTGAGCTATCTGCGGGACTTCCCGATCCACAAGGTCAAGATCGACCGGTCCTTCACCGAACGCATGCTCACCGACAAGCAATGCGCGGCCATTGTCGAAGCCATCCTCGTTCTTTCCAGGGGACTCGATATCGACGCGGTTGCCGAAGGTGTCGAGGAAAACGATGTCCACGCCGCGCTCAACGCGCATGGCTGCCACTATGGCCAGGGGTTCCTGTATGCCGCCGCCGTGTCCGCCGAGGATACCTCGGAGCTGCTGGCATCCCAGACCGACGGCCGGCTGCCGTTTTCCGAAAAGACCAACGCGGCCTGA
- the gltS gene encoding sodium/glutamate symporter, whose product MTGDALSFNEFASFNLAILVYFLGVRLNKKIAFLRHYNIPEPVSGGLLVALVALIVYLGLGKEIGFSLNSRDYLLYCFFTAIGLNARFSDLVKGGKPLLILLFLTVGYMLVQNVVGTGVAVALGFPTGFGLLGGTISLVGGHGTAIAWGPKLVNNYGVVGAVEIGAATATLGLIAASLLGGPVGNYLIERRGAKPDPDRPEEAPMIGIESNREADTSVTHTGLMRSLLVLNIAIGLGVGLQEALVAGVGLDLPVFVCCLFCGIVLSNTVPVIFRKMTWPARSRSLAVLSDLALGIFLTMSLMSLQLWTLAGLAGPMLLILFLQIVVAGLFIILAVFPLMGRDYNAAVLGAGFAGFALGATPTAIANMTAVTKRYGPATQAFLILPLVSAFFVDLANAAIILLFLGG is encoded by the coding sequence ATGACCGGTGACGCGCTGTCATTCAATGAATTTGCGAGCTTCAACCTGGCGATCCTGGTCTATTTCCTGGGCGTCAGGCTGAACAAGAAGATCGCGTTTCTGCGGCATTACAACATTCCAGAGCCGGTCTCTGGCGGTTTGCTGGTCGCGCTCGTGGCACTGATTGTCTATCTCGGCCTTGGCAAGGAAATCGGCTTTTCGCTGAATTCCCGCGACTATCTGCTCTACTGCTTTTTCACGGCCATCGGCCTGAATGCGCGTTTCTCGGATCTGGTGAAAGGTGGCAAGCCGCTCCTGATTCTGCTGTTCCTGACCGTTGGCTACATGCTGGTACAGAATGTCGTCGGCACAGGGGTGGCTGTCGCGCTGGGGTTCCCGACCGGTTTCGGATTGCTCGGCGGCACCATTTCTCTCGTGGGGGGGCACGGCACCGCGATCGCGTGGGGCCCGAAACTGGTCAATAACTATGGCGTCGTGGGCGCCGTCGAGATCGGCGCGGCCACCGCGACGCTCGGCCTCATTGCCGCCAGCCTGCTCGGTGGCCCCGTCGGCAATTACCTGATCGAACGCCGAGGCGCAAAACCGGATCCGGACCGTCCGGAAGAAGCGCCGATGATCGGCATCGAAAGCAATCGGGAAGCCGACACCAGCGTGACGCATACCGGCCTGATGCGTTCGCTCCTGGTGCTCAACATTGCCATCGGGCTTGGCGTCGGTTTGCAGGAAGCGCTGGTGGCAGGTGTCGGACTGGATCTGCCGGTGTTTGTCTGCTGCCTGTTCTGCGGCATTGTCCTGTCCAACACGGTGCCGGTGATCTTCAGGAAGATGACCTGGCCGGCCCGGTCCAGGTCCCTGGCGGTGCTGTCCGACCTTGCGCTCGGCATTTTTCTGACCATGTCGCTGATGAGCCTGCAGCTGTGGACCCTGGCCGGACTTGCCGGGCCGATGCTGCTGATCCTGTTCCTGCAGATTGTCGTCGCCGGTCTGTTTATCATCCTGGCGGTGTTTCCACTGATGGGACGCGACTACAACGCGGCCGTGCTCGGTGCGGGCTTTGCCGGGTTCGCCCTCGGGGCAACACCGACGGCGATAGCCAACATGACGGCAGTCACCAAGCGCTACGGCCCGGCGACGCAGGCATTCCTGATCCTGCCCCTGGTGTCCGCCTTCTTTGTCGATCTCGCCAACGCAGCCATCATCCTGCTGTTCCTGGGGGGCTGA